Below is a window of Mucilaginibacter ginkgonis DNA.
ATAGAAAATCCAAAAGTTGGCTTTATACCAAGATTTAAATCTGGGGCTATAACTTCCAAAGCTGCAGAGCAGCCAACCGAGGACGCTAGTGAAGAGCCTAAGGTTGACGAACCGGCAAAGCCGAAAGTTGGTTTCACACCAAGGTTTAAGGCAAGAGTGCCTACTGCTAAACCAACAGAGCAATCAGCCGAAGACGCTAAAGAAGAGCCGAAAGCTGAAGAACCGGCAAAGCCGAAAGTTGGTTTCACAACAAGGTTTAAGGCAGGAGTGACTACTGCAAAACCAACCGAGCAATCAGCCGACGAGGCTAAAGAAGAGCCACAATCTGAAGAACCGGCTAAACCTAAAGTTGGCTTTACGCCGAGGTTTAAAGCGGGGATTACCAGTGCTAAACCGACAGAGCAGTCGCCTCAAGACGCTAGTGAAGAGCCTAAGGTTGACGAACCTGCAAAACCTAAAGTTGGCTTTACGCCGAGGTTTAAACCTCCGCAGAAATAATTTTATTATCAATCTGTCATGCCGAACTTGTTTCGGCATCCCACCTGAAAGAACTCGATTCCCTCTCCGCTTTAAGAAATAAAACTTGAATGACCTTTGAGATGCCGAAACAAGTTCGGCATGACGAGATCATACACTTTGTCATGCTGAGCCTGGCGAAGCATCTTATGCGTTAGGCGTTTGCCAAATAATCCGATAGCTACGGGATTTAAGGCGTTCAAAAATGATAACTATAAGATTATTGTACAGATGCTTCGACAGGCTCAGCATGACACAACAAATAGGGCATTTGAGATGCCGAAACAATTCGGAAAACATTTTTTACAGCACGTCATCGCGAGAAGCGCAGCGATGTGGGAAATACCCAAAATTGCTCACCGCCCTGTAAATTTAGATCGCTTCGTCATTTCATTCCTCGCAATGACGGGTTGTAAGAATAGAGGGGGTAAATTATTTCACCAACGTACCAATATGTTCGCCGTTGGCAATGCGCTCAAAGTTTCCGGGTTTGTTCATATCGAAAACAATGATCGGCAAGTTGTTTTCCTGGCATAATGTAATTGCCGTCATGTCCATTACATTTAGGCCTTTGTCGTAAACTTCCTGGAAAGAGATCTCGTCGTAGCGTGTGGCTGATGGATCTTTTTCCGGATCGGCAGTGTAGATGCCGTCAACACGGGTTCCTTTCAAAACCACATCTGCTTTGATCTCGATAGCACGCAAAGACGCAGCCGTATCTGTAGTAAAATATGGGTTACCTGTGCCGGCACCAAAGATTACTATTTTGCCCGACTCTAAGTGGCTCATAGCCCTGCGGCGAATGTAAGGTTCGCAGATCTGTTCCATTTTTATAGCCGACTGTAGGCGGGTATCTACACCAATACCTTCGAGCGAAGTTTGCAGCGCCATGCAGTTGATCACTGTGGCCAGCATACCCATATAGTCTGCCTGGGCTCGTTCCATGCCCGATTTTTCTGCACTTAAACCTCTGAAAATATTACCACCACCAACAACTATCGCTATTTCAATACCCGCGTCTAACACTTTTTTAATGTCATGCGCATATTGCAAAACGCGGTTATTGTCAATACCATACTGGCGCTCGCCCAACAAAGCTTCGCCACTTAGCTTAAGTAATATTCTTTTGTATTTCATCTAATAAAGGTTTTATGCTTGAAAGTACCGGCCGCCAAACCATGTCCCGGCGACTTCAAAAGTATCATTAAAAATAATTAAATCTGCATCGCAGCCTTCGGCAATTCTGCCTTTGTTAAGGCCGGCCAGTTGCGCTGGGTATAAAGAAGCCATATTGATAGCCTCTGCCAGATCTATATACGCATATTCGACACAGTTTTGTACAGCTTTTAGCATGGTTAAGCTCGAGCCGGACAACGTACCATCGGGCATTACATATTTTCCATCTATCAGGCGGTGTTTGTAAACACCTTCATTAGTTTCGGTAACCGCGTCGGTGATTAAAAACAGCTTATTGCCCAGCTCGCGTTTGGCCAAACGTACCATAGCAAAATCTACATGCATGCCATCGGCCACAATGCTGGTGTACGGCCGCTCCTCGAATATCGCCGGAATGTAGCCCGGCTCACGGTGATGCATTTGCGGCATAGCATTAAACAAGTGGGTAACCGCAGGTATTGGTCTATTTAAAAAAGCTTTTCCTTCGGCATAAGTGGCATTGCTGTGCCCTGAAGAAATGATCACACCGGCGTTATACAGGTAATCTATCACGTCCTGATCCTGTAATTCGGGCGCGATGGTCATCATTTTTATTTCGCCTTCGGCGGACTCTATCCAACGCTTTACTTTTTCAACCGTCGCTTTCTGAATAAACTCGGCCGGGTGGGCGCCAAGCTTCTTAGGGTTAAGAAACGGCCCTTCCAGATGCAAGCCCATAAAAATACCATTGGCCTTGCTGCGATAGGCCTTCGCTGCCGCGATACCTTGCTCAACTATCTCATCGCTATTGGTGGCAATTGTAGCGAAGAAACCGACAGTGCCTTGTGCCAGGTGGTCTCTCTCCATTTGCGCCAACGCCTCTTCACTTGGCGTGCCGCCGAACAACTTTCCACCCGTGCCGTAGATCTGCAGATCAAGCAAGCCGGGCGCCACATAGTTATTATTTAGGTCCACCTTCTCTGCGTCTGCAGGAATGTCGGCTTCGTTGATGATAGCTTTGATAGTCTTACCGTCGAGCACAATGGCTTTCCCAACGGTGATCGCGCCGTCGTCTATCAGTTGCAGGTTATGTAAGTAGGTTTGCATAATTAAGCCTCTTTTTATTCCCCTCTTGAGAGGGGTTGGGGGTGTGTTATACACCTCTCCCTAAATCCCTCTCCCAAGGAGAGGGACTTTTTTATCAGTTTTATCACCCTAAGCTTGTTGAAGGGTCTTATGCGTTAGTGCTTCCTCCAGATAACAACTGGAACAAACGAAACGTTGCAGAAGATTCCTCGCCACACTCGGAATGACAAATGTGAATATTTAAGCAAAAAAAATCCCCTCGTTTTAAAAACGAGGGGATAAATAAATTAAGCTCCTAAAACAACCCGCTTAAATGCGGTAACGGTGAGCCCTTTCTCAACGCCGTTTAGGAACTGAGAAATATTTTTTGAAGGGTCTTTCACAAACTCCTGGTTCAACAAGGTTGAATCTTTGTAAAATTTGTTCAGTTTACCCTGAGCGATCTTTTCTACCATATCCTCTGGTTTACCTTCTGCACGGATCTGCTCTTTGGCAATCGCAATCTCGCGCTCAACAGTGTTGGCATCAACACCGTCTTTATCAACCGCAACGGGGTTCATAGCTGCAATTTGCATAGCAACGTCTTTACCTGCTTCATCAGCACCGGCTACGTTTGCGCTTAATCCTACCAATACCCCTAAACGAAAGTTACCGTGGATGTAAGCGATGATCTTTTCGCCGGTCAATACTTCGTAAGTACTAACAGTGATCTTCTCGCCAATTTTACCTGTCATGTCTAAAACTGCATCAGCAATTTTAACACGGCTGGTTTCTGTATCAACTTCTAACTGGCCTAGCTCTTCTAAAGAAGCCGGTAATTGTTGTACCGCCTCATTAGCTACAGCGTTACCAAAAGCAATAAACTCAGCGTTTTTAGCAACAAAGTCTGTCTCGCAGCTAAGAACAATGATCACACCGTTTTTGCCATCAGCAGAAGTACGTGCAATAACTACACCCTCTTTGCTTTCGCGGTCGCTGCGGCTTGCTGCTACTTTAGCACCTTTTTTTCTTAAAAAGTCGATCGCTGCTTCAAAGTCTCCGTTGGTTTCTGTTAAAGCTTTTTTGCAATCCATCATACCTGCACCTGTTTGCTGGCGTAGTTTGTTTACGTCGGCTGCAGAAATTTGTACTGTTGACATGTTTTTAATTTAGTGAGTGGTGAATTGTGAGTTGTGAATAGTTCAGCAATTCTACACCCGGTTATGTTTTTCTGTTAAGTAAAAAAGTGATGAGTTGTAAAATGGAAAACCACTCACAATTCACCACTCTTAATTCACTAAATATTATTCTTTTGTAGCAGGTTCTGCATCTGCAGATGCAGTTTTACGTGCACGTTTGCCGCCTTCTGCTGTAGCCGCTGCTTCCGGAGCGTCAACTTTAGATTTTGCTGCAACTGCTTCTTTCTCTGCTTCGTCCTCTTTCTCGCGTTTGCGCTCGTCTAAACCTTCTTGTATAGCCTGGATAATAATACCGGTTATTAAAGAGATAGATTTAGTAGCATCGTCATTCGCCGGGATAGGGAAATCGATGTTTGAAGGGTCTGAGTTCGTATCAACCATTGCAAAGGTTGGGATGTTCAGCTTCAAAGATTCTGCAACCGCGATGTGCTCTTTCTTAACGTCTATCAAAAATAACGCAGCAGGTAAGCGGTTAAGATCTGCTATACCACCTAACAAGGTTTCTAACTTCACACGCTCGCGCTGTATCATCAGACGCTCTTTTTTAGAAAGGATGCTGTAAGTACCGTCTTTAGTCAGCTTGTCGATGTTAGACATCTTTTTGATAGACTTGCGTACGGTAGCGAAGTTGGTTAACATACCACCTAACCAACGCTCGGTTACGTAAGGCATATTCACGCTTTTCGCGTAATCGGCAACGATGTCTTTAGCTTGCTTTTTAGTAGCAACGAAAAGCACTTTACGGCCCGATTTTACAATTTGTTTTATAGCCGAAGCGGCTTCTTCTACCTTAGATAAGGTTTTGTTAAGATCTATAATGTGGATACCGTTACGCTCCATAAAAATGTACTGAGACATTTTTGGATCCCATTTGCGGGTAAGGTGACCAAAGTGTACACCTGCATCCAGTAAATCCTGATATGTTGTTCTTGCCATTGTTGTGTCCTCCTTAAATGATTAACGTTTACTGAATTGGAATTTACGACGTGCTTTTCTGCGGCCCGGTTTCTTACGCTCAACCATACGGTCATCACGTGTCATTAAACCTTTAGCGCGTAATGCAGGTTTCTTTTCAGCATCAAGTTCAACAATAGCTTTAGCAATAGCTAAACGAACGGCTTCTGCCTGTCCTTTTACACCACCACCTGCTACGTTTACAACAATGTCGAACTTACCCTCTGAACCCGAAACGAGTAAAGACTGGGTAGCCACATATTGTAAAGGCAAAGTAGGGAAATACTCTTTGTAATCTTTACCGTTAACGGTAAGCGCGCCGTTGCCATCATTTAAGTAGATGCGTGCAACAGCTGTTTTTCTTCTGCCCGAAGTGTTTGTTGTTGGCATTTTTTTTCTCCTTTAAAATAAAAAGTTAAACGGTTTTAGGGCTTTGTGCTGCATGAGGATGCTCGGCGCCTGCATAAACATGCAGATTACCAAATAAGGCACGGCCCAAACGATTTTTAGGTAACATACCGCGTACAGCTTTTTCAACCACACGCTCGGGATGTTTAGCCATTAACTCCTTAGGAGAAATGAAACGCTGACCGCCCGGGTAACCGGTGTAAGAGATGTATTGCTTGGTGGCAAATTTATCTCCGGTCAACTTTACCTTGTCTGCATTGATAACAATAACGTTATCACCACAGTCTACGTTTGGGGTGAACCCTGGCTTGTGCTTACCGCGGATCATCATAGCGATCTTAGTACACAAGCGCCCCAAAATCTCGCCATTTGCGTCAACAACAACCCATTCTTTGTTAACGGTTTTTTTGTTGGCAGAGACAGTTTTGTAACTTAACGTATTCACTTGCTTTTAATTAATTTATAAATACTTTTATTAACCCCGCATTTTTCGGGACTGCAAAGATACAGCTTTTGGGTTAAGTTACAAGTGGTTGGGCAGATTTTTGTAATGCGTTTTACACAACGCTATAAACATATCTCTATTAAAACTTTATTAGGAAAATGGAAAAAAATGAGTTGCACGCATTAGTGGGAAGACAATTTATTATAACTGGTTTTATCCAACAAAAACTGGAAATAGTGAATTACATAAAAGAAGGTTATGATAACAATGCACCTGTATTGATGAATAATAGGTTCTTGCATTTTACAGCTCATAACTTATACAGATCAATAATTGTTGATTTGGGAGCATTATTTAGTGATAAGAAAAACACACATAAGAATAATTTCAATCAGATTATTTCTAATAGCAAATATTCAAATTCACTTAAACGTGAAGCTGTTCTTACAATACGCGATTTAATAGCTTCTCAGAAAGATAATATTGAAGAAATTATAAGGTTACGTGATAAAGAAATTGCCCACTACGACTTTGAAGCAATTCCAGCAACTATAAAGTTTAATTTTGATCGGCTTAAACTTATTAATTGTCTTTTTGAAACTGCTCTCAAAATAATAATGATATGTGGCGAGTCTCCCATAGATAAAGAGAATTCGGTGCATTATTCATTTGATAGATATAACCAATATTTGCGCTCTTTGAAAAGTCTAATCAATTACAAATAACACCTGTTTTGTCTGGGCCTTACCCTCGCTTCGCTTGGGTCATGCCATCCGCTATATCTGCTGCGCAGGATGCCGCTCCTGTCATTAACGCAAACTTTCAGTTTGTTGCCCCCTTAGTTAACTCAAGTAATATTTTCCCCGCCAGCGGGCAGCTTCGGATGAAAGCACGAGCCGCTACTGAGGGTTAGCGTGATGAGGGCCTTGCGAGTGTTTTGCAGCGCAGGGCTTGTGCGGAAAAGAAGCCTTTCGCTGGCTTGGCCTTTTTGGTTCTTTTGTGGCTAAGACAAAAGAACGAAGCCACCGCGGCGAATTAGCGTTGAAACTGAATAGGATTCGTCGCTTTATTTAAAAAATCGAATTTATGCCCTGGTCCAGATTTAAATCTGGACCTCACCATTCCGATAACTATCGGGACTTATCACAAAGGACAAGACAGAGATTGGGGGCGCAATCCTTGCTTCCTTCGCCTCATCTGTTAAGCGTATCGCTGTTTCACCCTGAAACACTTTTATGGCTTTTTAGCCTGTGACTTGTCCTGAAATAAGTTTACAGAAAAGTAGAGGAACAAGATGGACAAATGGAAAGCGGAGCGTATCATACATGAGCGTGAGATCATGGGTAAGAGTTTGCGTACCTTAGCAAAAAAGTACGGCGTATCACCCACAACTATTTCCCGCATAGTGAACAAGGACAAGTTAAACGAAAAGGCATTGAGAAGTTCGAAGAAGACAGTTCTTCCCGATGATGTGTCTTTATTGAAAGCGATGTTACGGACAGAGCAGCTAAAGAATGAGCTGCTGAATAACATCATAGATATAGCAGATAAGGAGCTGGGTACCAACATCAGAAAAAAGTCTGGCACCAGGCAGTCGGAGTAAGCATGCAAAAACGCAGCCGCGGGCTGCGCGAGTTATGCAGACTGCTTGGTTACAGTTCACAAGCCTATTACCAGCATCACCGGTCCACAGAAATGCGGACTTTTAAACAAGAAGAAATCATTCAGCAAGTAATGGCACACCGTCGCCGCCAGCCGCGGCTGGGTGCAAGGAAACTGCTTGAACTGATACGGCCCGGCATAGGGCGGGATGCATTCTTTGAGCTTTTGAGAGAAAACGGCTTGCTGGTGCGCAGGAAAATATACCGTACGCGTACCACCTTTTCCTGCCACCGCTTTAAGAAATACCCCGACCTGACGGGCGGCCTGGTGCCTGCAGCGCCGGGGCGGCTGTGGGTGAGCGATATCACTTACATCCGCGTGGGGCAGGGCTTTGCTTACCTGAGCCTGGTCACGGATGCTTACAGCCGAAAGATCATTGGCTTCTGTCTGAGCCATGATCTTTCTACCGGCAGCTGCCTTACAGCACTTGAAATGGCCTTATCACAAAAGCAACCCGACACCCCGCTGATCCATCATTCGGATCGCGGCACGCAATATTGCAGCGGTACCTATACAGCACTTTTGATCAAAGAAGGCATTGGTATCAGTATGACCCAAAGCGGGAACCCGCGTGATAATGCCATTGCAGAACGTGTAAACGGTATACTTAAACTTGAACTGTTAAATGAGGCTTACAAAAACCTGAGCGGTGCAACACGTGCGGTACGCAGCGCTATAAATACTTACAACAACTTAAGGCCGCACAGCAGTATAGATATGATGACACCACAGGCAGCACACCGGGAATCCGGACCCCTCAGGCGGCGATGGCGAAACTATTATCCCAATCATCAACAAATAACAGAGCAAGTGTAAACCCCTTTAAGGACTAAAATAAAAAGTGTAAATTCAATTCAGTATTAACAATTAAAAGTGTCAACTTTTTTTAGGACAGGTCACTGTTTTTATTGAAACACTGACAAAGTAGTGCTTGCAGGTAAACGCTGCAACGGCCTGATGATCAAGAAAGAGCAAGATCCTGTCAGATACTTAAAAGTAAGGAGCAATTGTTTCAACTGCTTCAGCTGAAACAGTGAAACACCCGTCCGCTGGCTGACGGACCAGCTATTTATCAATTCTCCCAATTCTTAAATCTGATAATCGCGACAATATTCGGGGCTAATTCAAACCCCCTCTCCTTCGGAGAGGGTCGGGGTGAGGCTCCAAATATCACCGCCGCATCATAAAACGCCAGGCTTACTGACAAAGCCACAACCTTGCCTCATTTTTGTACGGGAGGCAATCATGGAATTAAGCAACATTAAGTTAAGCGTTTTAGACCAGTCGCCGGTGCGCAAGGGGGTAACTGCCGAGCAGGCATTGCAGGAAACACTCGAACTGGCCAAACATACCGACCATTTGGGCTACCACCGCTTTTGGGTGGCAGAGCATCATAATATAGACAGCCTAGCCGGCAGCGCGCCCGAAGTATTGATGGCGCACCTGGCAGGGCAAACAAAGAACATCCGCATTGGCAGCGGCGGCGTAATGATGCCAAACCATACAGCACTAAAGGTGGCCGAAAATTTTAAACTGCTGGAGGCACTATTTCCCGGCCGGATAGACCTGGGCATGGGCCGCGCACCTGGCACAGACAGGCTAACGGCTTCTGTACTGGCGCCCAACAATAACTTCAGCGATCAGGATTTTGTAAACCAACTATTCGATCTGCAAGCTTACTTTCACAATACCGCAGAGGCAGGCACTATACAAGAAAAAGTTAAGGCCATACCCATGGCGGCAACCGCGCCCAAACAATGGCTGCTGAGCAGCAGCGGCGGCAGCGTACGCTTCGCCGCGCATTTTGGCACTGGCTTTTCTTTCGCGCACTTCATCAACCCCAATGGCGGCCCAGAAGCGGTAGACCTTTACCGCCGGCACTTTAAGCCATCGGCAGATTTTACAAGTCCGCAAGCCAATGTGGCTATATTCATTTTCGTGTCAGACGACCCGGAAAAAGTTAAACAGCACCAGGCTTTGATGGACTTCAGGTTCCTGTCGCTCGAGCGCGGCCAAGGACTGTCGCCGGTTGGCTATGCAGATATAAAAGACGAGGTATACACCGATGCCGAATTAGAGCGAATTGCCTATAACCGCAAACGCATTATAGCAGGCAACAGCCGGTCAGTAAAAGAGCAGATCACCAGGTTGGTCAACAATTACCAGGTAGATGAGGTAATCGCCATTACCATTGCCGAAGAATTTGACGACAGGCTGCAGTCTTATACGCTGTTAAAAGAAGTATTCAAAGAGACCGAAAATGTTGCGCAAGTTGCGGAGTAATATCCGGGACCGGCACAGTCTATTATTACATATTTCGCTTTCATTAGTCGGTAACCGACAAAGAGGGGTGGCCTCGGCAGAAAAGGCGGGCCAGCGTTGGGGTGAATGTCGTTTTAGCTTTTTCGGGCCGTAACCGAAAAAGCGTTAAGAAACGGCAGAGCGGGCTGAAGCGTTTTTTCTGCCTTGATTTTTTGGGTACTTTTTTATCTAAGAAAAAAGTACCGAGTCCAGCGGCGAATGAGTGCTACCCATTCTCTACCGCAGAGAAGATTTCTAAAACGATATTCCAGCGGTGTTTTGCGTCGGGTTGCCAGATGCGTACATAATTATAATTACTTACGATATTGCCTTTTTTGATACGTGCACGGCCATAGCTATAAGCCAGGTCGCCGCTAACGGCGCGTCCGGCATTGGTAGTTTCGGCAGTGATGCTAACCCCCTCGTTATCAATAAACTTCATCACCTTATCTATACCCACCATCGGCTGAAAGCCGGGGAAATAAAAATGGCCTTCCGGACTGAAGAATTCTTTATAAGTACCTAAACCTGATATTTCCAGGGTATGGTTAACGGTCTTATCCGTATTCAGGATGATCGATTTGCCTAAGAAGGGGTCCTTGCTGGCGATCTTGCTGACCGGTTCAGGGTCTTGAATATCACTTACCGGGGTAGTCTCTGCTTCGGGGTGCTGGATGCCCAGATCGATCAGCAGTTTCAGCTTATTGTTAGCATCGGCGCGCCAAACAGAAACGTAATCGCCGTATACCTTATCATCGTCTTCGGTGCTGTTGGTATAAACGTAAGACCCTGCAGTAAATGCTAAACCACCATCGGCAGATATACGCGCAAAGTTTGGCGACCAGGTAAGCTTGCCCGGCTGGGCGTTTACGGTGCTGTAAAAGTCAGATATTTTAACTGCATCGGGTTTAAATACAATGCCTTCCGGATCGGCAACGGCTAAGAAGCCCGATTTAATTCCTTTTTTAGCAACAAGTTTATCGAAAGACTCTTCGGCAGTTATAACGGTCTGTACTTTGGCTGTCTGGGCATAGCTGGTAACCGATCCCAAACCGCAAAGCAACAAGACTATAGCAGATTTATTAATTTTCATTTCAGGTGATAGATGTCAGTTGCGAAATAACGATTGAATTTACAATTATACAAAACTCAATAACATAAAATCTTTTCTTTTATTGTTGATGGTTGCCGCACAGGCATTTACACTCTCGGCTATTTTGGATAAATTGCTGCTCTTTCAACCTAATTAACAGATCATGAAAAAACTTCTACTTCCGCTGGCGTTAGTTCTCGGCCAGGCGGCTTTCGCTCAAAAAACATATATCCACTGTGGTAGACTGATAGATGGCATTGCCAACGCGGCACAACAGGAAATGACGATTGTAGTTGATGGCAGCAAAATTTCCGCAATTCAAAAAGGGTACACCAACGGCACAGCGGGCGACCGCGTTATCGAGTTAAAAGATAAAACTGTAATGCCCGGCCTGATAGATTGCCACGTACACCTGGAAAGTCAGGGCAGTAAAACCTCCGCTATAGATCGTTTCCGTTTAACAGATGCAGATGTTGCCTACAAAGCCGAAGGTTATGCTAAAACCACGCTTATGGCAGGTTTTACTACCGTGCGCGATTGCGGTGGCAGCGGGGTGAACATCAGTTTACGCAAGGCAATTGCCCAGGGAATGGTAGACGGTCCGCGGATTTATACCGCAGGCAGGGCCATATCTGCAAGCGGCGGCCACATGGACGATTCTGACGGTTTCCGTGATGATGTTTTTGAGCACCGCCCCGGGCCGGATGAGGGCATTGCCGATGGAAAAGATGAACTTGTAAAAGCGGTGCGCTTGCAATTTAAGCGCGGGTCTAACCTGATTAAGATCGCCTCGACAGGCGGGGTGTTAGACCTGAGCGAAGATGGCGCCGGGGCGCAATTCACCGTAGAAGAAATTAAAGCCGTAGTGGAGACCGCAAAAGATTATGGTATGCGGGTGGCCTGCCACGCGCATGGTGCCGAGGGTATCCGTCGGGCCATACTAGGCGGCGTTACCTCTATTGAGCACGGCACTTTTATGGACGACGAAGACATGTCGCTGGCGAAAAAGGCGGGCACTTATTATGTGCCGACTATTATAGCCGGACGCTCTGTTGTCGACTCGGCCAAGATCAAAGGTTTCTTTCCGCCGGTTATAGCGCGAAAGGCCATGGAAGTTGGGCCGCAAATACAAAAAACCTTTGGCAAGGCTTATAAATATGGGGTTAAGATCGCTTTCGGTACAGATGCGGGGGTATACGCGCATGGAAAAAATTGGATGGAGTTTGGCTACATGGTAGAAGCAGGTATGCCGCCAATGGACGCGATCAAGTCCGCTACCAAAAGCGCCGCCGATCTGTTAGGCATAACCGCGGTCACCGGCAGTGTTTCAGTTGGCAAGTTCGCGGATATTGTAGCGATTGACGGCGATCCGTTGACCGACATTAGCGCTATGGGCAAAATGGCATTTGTGATGAAAGAAGGCAAAGTTTATAAAGGCCAACGATAAGCTGACCGGTGTACAAGCTGTTAGAGTTATTTCTCCAACAGATTATT
It encodes the following:
- a CDS encoding metal-dependent hydrolase family protein; amino-acid sequence: MKKLLLPLALVLGQAAFAQKTYIHCGRLIDGIANAAQQEMTIVVDGSKISAIQKGYTNGTAGDRVIELKDKTVMPGLIDCHVHLESQGSKTSAIDRFRLTDADVAYKAEGYAKTTLMAGFTTVRDCGGSGVNISLRKAIAQGMVDGPRIYTAGRAISASGGHMDDSDGFRDDVFEHRPGPDEGIADGKDELVKAVRLQFKRGSNLIKIASTGGVLDLSEDGAGAQFTVEEIKAVVETAKDYGMRVACHAHGAEGIRRAILGGVTSIEHGTFMDDEDMSLAKKAGTYYVPTIIAGRSVVDSAKIKGFFPPVIARKAMEVGPQIQKTFGKAYKYGVKIAFGTDAGVYAHGKNWMEFGYMVEAGMPPMDAIKSATKSAADLLGITAVTGSVSVGKFADIVAIDGDPLTDISAMGKMAFVMKEGKVYKGQR
- a CDS encoding IS3 family transposase, translating into MQKRSRGLRELCRLLGYSSQAYYQHHRSTEMRTFKQEEIIQQVMAHRRRQPRLGARKLLELIRPGIGRDAFFELLRENGLLVRRKIYRTRTTFSCHRFKKYPDLTGGLVPAAPGRLWVSDITYIRVGQGFAYLSLVTDAYSRKIIGFCLSHDLSTGSCLTALEMALSQKQPDTPLIHHSDRGTQYCSGTYTALLIKEGIGISMTQSGNPRDNAIAERVNGILKLELLNEAYKNLSGATRAVRSAINTYNNLRPHSSIDMMTPQAAHRESGPLRRRWRNYYPNHQQITEQV
- the rpsB gene encoding 30S ribosomal protein S2, coding for MARTTYQDLLDAGVHFGHLTRKWDPKMSQYIFMERNGIHIIDLNKTLSKVEEAASAIKQIVKSGRKVLFVATKKQAKDIVADYAKSVNMPYVTERWLGGMLTNFATVRKSIKKMSNIDKLTKDGTYSILSKKERLMIQRERVKLETLLGGIADLNRLPAALFLIDVKKEHIAVAESLKLNIPTFAMVDTNSDPSNIDFPIPANDDATKSISLITGIIIQAIQEGLDERKREKEDEAEKEAVAAKSKVDAPEAAATAEGGKRARKTASADAEPATKE
- a CDS encoding helix-turn-helix domain-containing protein; this encodes MDKWKAERIIHEREIMGKSLRTLAKKYGVSPTTISRIVNKDKLNEKALRSSKKTVLPDDVSLLKAMLRTEQLKNELLNNIIDIADKELGTNIRKKSGTRQSE
- the tsf gene encoding translation elongation factor Ts encodes the protein MSTVQISAADVNKLRQQTGAGMMDCKKALTETNGDFEAAIDFLRKKGAKVAASRSDRESKEGVVIARTSADGKNGVIIVLSCETDFVAKNAEFIAFGNAVANEAVQQLPASLEELGQLEVDTETSRVKIADAVLDMTGKIGEKITVSTYEVLTGEKIIAYIHGNFRLGVLVGLSANVAGADEAGKDVAMQIAAMNPVAVDKDGVDANTVEREIAIAKEQIRAEGKPEDMVEKIAQGKLNKFYKDSTLLNQEFVKDPSKNISQFLNGVEKGLTVTAFKRVVLGA
- the nagA gene encoding N-acetylglucosamine-6-phosphate deacetylase, translating into MQTYLHNLQLIDDGAITVGKAIVLDGKTIKAIINEADIPADAEKVDLNNNYVAPGLLDLQIYGTGGKLFGGTPSEEALAQMERDHLAQGTVGFFATIATNSDEIVEQGIAAAKAYRSKANGIFMGLHLEGPFLNPKKLGAHPAEFIQKATVEKVKRWIESAEGEIKMMTIAPELQDQDVIDYLYNAGVIISSGHSNATYAEGKAFLNRPIPAVTHLFNAMPQMHHREPGYIPAIFEERPYTSIVADGMHVDFAMVRLAKRELGNKLFLITDAVTETNEGVYKHRLIDGKYVMPDGTLSGSSLTMLKAVQNCVEYAYIDLAEAINMASLYPAQLAGLNKGRIAEGCDADLIIFNDTFEVAGTWFGGRYFQA
- the rpsI gene encoding 30S ribosomal protein S9, translating into MPTTNTSGRRKTAVARIYLNDGNGALTVNGKDYKEYFPTLPLQYVATQSLLVSGSEGKFDIVVNVAGGGVKGQAEAVRLAIAKAIVELDAEKKPALRAKGLMTRDDRMVERKKPGRRKARRKFQFSKR
- the pyrH gene encoding UMP kinase, which translates into the protein MKYKRILLKLSGEALLGERQYGIDNNRVLQYAHDIKKVLDAGIEIAIVVGGGNIFRGLSAEKSGMERAQADYMGMLATVINCMALQTSLEGIGVDTRLQSAIKMEQICEPYIRRRAMSHLESGKIVIFGAGTGNPYFTTDTAASLRAIEIKADVVLKGTRVDGIYTADPEKDPSATRYDEISFQEVYDKGLNVMDMTAITLCQENNLPIIVFDMNKPGNFERIANGEHIGTLVK
- a CDS encoding Cif family virulence factor gives rise to the protein MKINKSAIVLLLCGLGSVTSYAQTAKVQTVITAEESFDKLVAKKGIKSGFLAVADPEGIVFKPDAVKISDFYSTVNAQPGKLTWSPNFARISADGGLAFTAGSYVYTNSTEDDDKVYGDYVSVWRADANNKLKLLIDLGIQHPEAETTPVSDIQDPEPVSKIASKDPFLGKSIILNTDKTVNHTLEISGLGTYKEFFSPEGHFYFPGFQPMVGIDKVMKFIDNEGVSITAETTNAGRAVSGDLAYSYGRARIKKGNIVSNYNYVRIWQPDAKHRWNIVLEIFSAVENG
- a CDS encoding LLM class flavin-dependent oxidoreductase, yielding MELSNIKLSVLDQSPVRKGVTAEQALQETLELAKHTDHLGYHRFWVAEHHNIDSLAGSAPEVLMAHLAGQTKNIRIGSGGVMMPNHTALKVAENFKLLEALFPGRIDLGMGRAPGTDRLTASVLAPNNNFSDQDFVNQLFDLQAYFHNTAEAGTIQEKVKAIPMAATAPKQWLLSSSGGSVRFAAHFGTGFSFAHFINPNGGPEAVDLYRRHFKPSADFTSPQANVAIFIFVSDDPEKVKQHQALMDFRFLSLERGQGLSPVGYADIKDEVYTDAELERIAYNRKRIIAGNSRSVKEQITRLVNNYQVDEVIAITIAEEFDDRLQSYTLLKEVFKETENVAQVAE
- the rplM gene encoding 50S ribosomal protein L13 codes for the protein MNTLSYKTVSANKKTVNKEWVVVDANGEILGRLCTKIAMMIRGKHKPGFTPNVDCGDNVIVINADKVKLTGDKFATKQYISYTGYPGGQRFISPKELMAKHPERVVEKAVRGMLPKNRLGRALFGNLHVYAGAEHPHAAQSPKTV